From the genome of Tenrec ecaudatus isolate mTenEca1 chromosome 1, mTenEca1.hap1, whole genome shotgun sequence:
AGAACAACATCAACAAATTTCCAAAAAGGAAATTAAGAAGACATGTTAGTGGACATGGATGCCGAATGTCAAAGTGGgaagcctttttttttctttttaacttcttAGCATCTCAGCCACCAGAGCAGAAGCTCTGTCTCCTCCCTTTTGGAATCAGCTACACTGCGGATCCAAACGGTCCATTTCTCCTGCCACCAGCGTTTTCTTGAGGTTACACTAATCTCTCCTGATTTGGgtgttaaaatgatttttttttgtaaattgaGGTTTTGagtggtttttaattttaaaaatcttttttttcctggAGGCTTCTTCTGTGAGTTTTATTGTTCTCATTTTCCACTGGTTTAAATGTATCTTGATGacttttttaataaattgatttattgtgatttgggtgagagTTTGTAAGGCAAActggttttccattcagcaattcatatacGTGCTGATGCATCCTATTGATTGCGATCCCTTATGATATAAATCActcttcccactttctccctgggtTCACTGTTCCCATTAGGAAAAGGAGCTCCCTTAGTCTTGTCACTTGTTCCCTCACAATATCTGAGTCTAAAAATTGAAGATTTTTCCTCTGGGTTGTCCTTGATCTATAATCTTTACTCTCAGGGAAAGTTTATTCAACAAATTAGGATTCCCTGAACCAAAGCATGTGCCAGTTCACATTTTTCATGTTGCTAACAAGGATATCGGAAAATGGATTCAGTCCCAGTGACTCTGATGGCCATGAGCCCGTGAACATAGGTCCTGTCGCCAGAACAGAAGTATGATTTCCCTTGTGTTCTTCCTTAAATGGCTTGTGTGTCTGCCTTTTGTCCCGGTGAGACTCTAAGCTACATGAAGGTGTGAATCATACCCTGTTCACCTGCAACTGTCCTGCAGCTCTCAGCCTATCAGTAGGCCCCACCTTACTTCTCCAGCCTCATTTCTCACATCCTTATCACGGTACACAGTGGCTTTGCAGACCCCAGAAGTTCCTGGGCATTCTTTATTATATGTACTATTATTTGTAATATCAGTACCTTGGCACTTACCTGCTGCTGGGCTCAACAACAAACTATTCCCGTGGTCCTGAGTCAAGtcaggctcatagcaaccttatcggacagggtacaattgccccctttgggtttctgagaccatacatctttacaggagcagaaaacctcatctttcttccagagacAAGCTAAtggaattgaactgctgaccttgcagttagcagcctagcatgtAACCCATTGTATCACCAAGATCCCTTTCTACTGGTCTAGAGTGCCCCTTTTCTCTTTCCCCTGGCTTACTGCTCCCTGTTCCTTCCAAAGCACCTTCGTTCAGCCCTCCCGGCACATCTTCTTCACCCCGCAGCCCTCGTCACACTTTCCTGTAAGGGTATTTTTACACACTTCCCAAAGAGCTCCTTGAGGGCCAAGGCAAAGTACCAAGCCGACTcctattgagttggttctcacacacggtaacccaacacagggtttccaaggctgcacatctttactggaggacACTGTCAtacttttcttccatggagtagcGAGTGGagttgaacaactgaccttacaggtcagcagcccagtgtttatccaacaggagcagagagtgtcttttctccctcccagtgccaGCCCCGTGCCTGACTAACTAGATGCTCAGAGACTGAGGCACAAGCTTTGCAAGCTTTCGAGTACTATCAGATGATGATGATTCTGCTCGCTTCATGCCTCTGCAGGGCTCTAGCCTTCCTCTCCAGATGCTCTGAGGGCCTCCACCTTTCTCTTTTCAGAGGAAGGGACGTTGTCACCTGCCGGGGAAGTCTACACAAGGTGCCAGACTCTGAAATACGGAGGAAACAGCTGTCCCTGTAGTTAAAGGGTGAACCGTACTgggccttttccaacccacctccAGCACTGTCATGGTGTAAAATGCTCCAGCATCTCAGCGTTCCCAGAGTCTAAAGCCTAAGTTTCCAAAGCCCTGGTCTCCTAGGAAAGAAGAGATCCatgtctgtacccattccaaagaaaggggagccCACAGAATGTGGGAATCGCAGAACAATCTCATTAATAGAGGCAAGTagcattttgctgaagaccacccagcaatggttgcagcagtacattgacagggatctgCCAAAGGCTCTGgatggattcagaggaggacgtGGAATTATttgtgtcagatgaatcttgcctCAAAGCCGAGAGTACCGGaagggtgtttacttgtgttttattgactgtgcaagagCATTTGACTGGGTGGGTCAGAACAAGCTCTGAATCGTCTTGAGAAGAAGGAGAAGTCCAGAACCCTACAGTGTGCCACGTGGAACCTGCGCATGAATCAAGAGgccgttgtgcaaacagaacaaaggaatactgcatggtttacaatcaggaaaagtgtgtgtcaggtggCATCCattgtgtatgctgagcaaatcatgagagaaactggattataggaagaagaatgtgaaatCAGGATTAAAAGAATGGTTATTACCAACCTGTGCcatgcagatgaagatcaaggattgcagccttcagtgtggatgacaactcaatgtaaagaaaacaaaaatcctcataactggaccgataggtagcatcatgttaaatggagaaatgattaaaGTCATCAAGgagttcgtcttgcttggatccaccatgaaTGCCCATGAAAGCCACAGTTAAGAGATCAGACAATGCAttgattgggtaaatctgctctgggaggcgtctttaaagtgttgaaaaacaatgacattactttgaggactgaggtgcccctgacccaagccatggtatttcaaatgcctcatacacattggacactgaataaggagatCGGAGGAAGAATCGATATGTTTGACTTatcatgctggtgaagaatactgaaagtgccacggactgccaaaagaataaatcgGTCTCAGAAGTTCagtcacagtgctccttagaagcaaggatgctgagacttcacCTCTGATACTGTGGActcatcagaagggaccagtccctgggaaaggacatcatggctGATTAAGTggatgggcagcaaaaaagaggaagaccctctacaagatggatcaacacagtgactTAAACAAGGGACTCAAACCCAGGAACAGTCGTGAGGCAGGCGCAGGACTGAGTGGTGGTTCtctctgttctgcagggtcgccatggcccctaacagcaacaCCAGGAAAGAAGTTGGAAGAAGTGGGGCTGTGAGCTTGGTCCTAGACTGGAGGTCGCTCTTGGCAGTGGGCTTATTTCTCTGACACGTGCCCTTGGGACCTAAGGTGATCAGACGTCCCGcctttggcaggacagtcctgatttCTAACATTTTTTCCCATGTCCCACAgtgttttaaaaagtcccgatttttggaaagaatgcacgacaagctagggtatacggttttcagctgccatgtggctatttcgccaggatatgagttttatcaatggtgtcccgctggtgtcccgctttacctatgttaaaatctggtcaccttaccttaggGTGACACAGCAAATCAGCCTTAGCCAGCAGCTACCTTTCAGAGGGACACAGACTTGGGCTCTTCCACCCCCAGCAGGACAGTGGCTCAAGTTGTCAGTCTTGAAGCATGCCAGGATGAGTTTCCCAACCTCATCTCCTGAGCCCCCAAGCCTCAGGGGCGCCATCTCTTGCACAAAATCCCAGCCTACGTTTTCCCATTTCCCCCAGTGCCGGTATTCTGGGTCTCAAGATCCTCCCCCTGTCCCATCACAGAATTAGTATCCCTTTTCTTGGAAGGCGCTTTGGCGATCTGCATCCTCCCCTTCCAAGACAGGGCATGAGAGGGCTAAGGAAACACCAGGTGTGCCTCCCACCACTGGGTCTCTCCTGGTTGGACTTCTGCGGAAGCCCCTGAGGTTGCTGGCAGAGTCCACCTTAGCGGGACACCTGCTTTAGTGGGGTCTCTGTGGGAGCACTGTCTTAGTGGCTGTAGTGGTATattggtctgggtactttagagaaataaatccacagaaactcatgtataagagagtgttttatatataggttaagtgtgcatcaagaaaacatcccaacccagtgctgcccaagcccacaagtccaacattaacccattaactcatatgtccaacaccaatccacaaaatcctcctcaatctcacaaagcagactcaatgacaccgactgcaggaggaaagctgagtcagtgaatgcgtaagcatctcagcactgctaggaatctccacatggctgctccagcacccagggctgcatcaggataggtccatgtggcttctccttggggatgtcttgcaggaagtgagccttgccagctgaagctgggaattgctaaggaagctgcaccctggtccaaccatcaaaatcaagagacccgagaactagaaaggcaaggctcaccgagccatttatctctcttcccttcaattaatcccacatgtgtttattggccaggttggcacaataaactaactacctcaagtggAAATACCACAAATGGGTGGTCCTAGAGAACGAAACCTTGTTTTCTCTCACTTCAAGAGGCTAGAAATGTGAAGTCAGGGCAGCACCTATGGGGCGAGCTCTCTCTCCATGCCTTCTCTGGAGCTTCTCCAGCCGGGCGTTGCTCACTTTCTGGTCTAACCTCATACGGGCGTGCTACTCACTTCCCCAGTTTGAGCTTGATTCTCTGATCTACTTTCTACTGGTACGGGCATTGGCATAACAGAAAATCCTATTCCCATACTCTGATTTCTCTTCAGATCGCATAAATCGTTCGCCCTTTACTAAAATCCTATTCCCagatgggattacatccacagggggtggaggtgggggtgggagctggGGGCGGGGAACACACCATTCAATCTATAATCAATCCCCTGCACCCATGCTGCCTCTCCTTCAAAGAGTGGGTATTCCTTATGGAAGGGGTCTATGACTCAATGGACAGGTCCTGAACAGCATGCCCTAGGCAGGAAGGAGAGAGTGGCAAGCAGAACTGTCTCTTAAGAACTCCCTCCCTCGCATATCCTACTCCCCACACTGCCTCCTTAGTTCATTCACTGTCACGCCCTGTCACCTGAGTGACTTCCAGTTCCCAATACCTCCTTCCCGTCCACCCCCGCAGATCTGATTTGGGAGAAGGACTGACACCTGCCCAcctaccaaacccactgccatcaagttgattctgactcagcaaccctacaggacagaacaggAATGCCCCTTAGGGTTcccgagactttaaatctttgaagaaacagaaagcctcatttttcctccacagagcagctggaaaGTTCGAACTACAGACCTTGGGGCCAGCAGCTCAAAGTATAACCCACAACGTTACAGGAGCTCCTTGACTGAGAAGCTTGGGCCTTAGCAAACCAGGCCTGGGCTCGAGGAAGTCAAGTGGATCCTTGGGCTGTGAAAAGAGCAAGGACACAAGCTTAAAGCTCTTGGGTGGGAGTAGGCAGAGGGGACGTCAACCCAGAACAAGATTCCAGAGAGACGTTCTGAGACATGGACATCTACAGCTAAGGAACACACAGGCCAGTGACACCAAGCACAGGTGGTAGATGACCAAGGATCCAAGATCTTGGCTCCAGACCCAGCCGAGTTGTCATCTCCATAGGTGGACCCCCGAGGCCCAGAGCCACTGGCATAAGGAAGATGACCGAGCAAGAGCTCACCAGCTCCACGCAGAACCAGAGCAGGACAATCTGAGGGTCTTTCCCAGCTCGTGGTTAGGAACGACCTAGAACCAGGACAGGATGGGTGGGTGTTGATGAAACATCCTCCCGACCTGGACTTCTTCCACGGTGGAGTCCCAGGTCCCATGGGGTTGAAAGGAATCTCTGGTTTTTTATCTTCATGGTGTCAGCGGTGCATGTGTCGGCAGGGCATGGGATAGAGGGGAACAGACCATCTTGTAGATCCACTGTCCTCTGACAGGGGAACCTAGCACTTGGAGGAGAGACCCAACAGAAGGAATGAGTAGGGAGGAGAGTGTGGCCAGAGCCAGGCCCAGCATGGACAGAAGGACCAGACATAGCTCACTGAATGTGAGTGACTTTATTGCCAGACGTCCCTCAAATAGCATGGCCCTGGGAGGATCCACCCTCTCTGGGGAGAGGAGAGTTAGTGAAAAGATGCCCGAAAGCTCGGAGTGCGCGCGcctgcacacacgcgcacacacacacccctaaagaCGGCGGTCCCTGACAAGCTGCCGAGGCCaggctttctcttcctcttcAGTGGCTTTCTGTTGCCCTGAGATTCTTTTCTTTGATACTTGGCATCGGAGCCCCACAGCCAGAATGACCAGGACCAAGAGAAGGAGCAATACCTTGACCAGGACGCAGAAGGGAGACGAGGCCTTCTCAGAAAgagatccaggatctgggagggcaaagagaaggaaagagagagttcTCAAGGGGAAGGGTCAGGTGAACATTGGGGGACAGGTGCCTATGCCCAACCCCATGGAGGGGCTCTCACAttcatgagttggcatcagtcGGTTGACGGCCATTGGCCAACGTCTCTGCCAATATGCATTCTCTGCACAGAATCTCAGGGcctgaggtcaggggagcgatcTCAAGATGAGCAAGTGCAGAGACCATTGGAAATTGGGGGTAGAAGAAGGGAGGACCCTTCTCCAATCTGGGTGTCAGGCctctctgggtgggggtgggttctgGCTTTGACTCGCTCGTTTAGAGGAGTTGGGGAGGGAGATGAtggctcctcccccccccccccccgagaatgACTCTGAGGCATGTTTCTAGTCCCCGGTTACCTGCACAGAAAAGCCCAGCATGAAACAGACGGGAGCTGACATTGCTGGCCGGGTTGCTGGCCCTGCAGCTGTAGAAGAGGGCACTGTCCCCAGGCCTCCAGGACGTGCTGAGGACAGGGCCTTTTTGGACCATGTTAGCGCCACCTTCCCAGGAGTGCATCCAGCTGTAAGCCACATCCATGCCTGCATTTTCTATGGAACACATCAGGGACAAGTTACAGAACTCGTGCCCTGAGATCTCAAAGTTCACAGTGACTCGGGGCTCCGACAGCCGACCTACGTGAGAGAGGGACACACACAAGAAAACCCCTAAACAATCAGGCATTGATTCCAAATGTCTCACCTCTGGGGTCCCGGTGCTCCTCCCTAAAAACCCTTGGGCCTACAACACGTACGCCAAGACAAACAAAACCCAGCCACCACAAGACGCGGGCAGCCACGAAGAGTGGGCAGCCATGAAGAGTGGGCAGAGCTGCCTTTGGAAATCTCTCCCTTTTCTTCccacctctctttctctcaccCTTGTACCTTGTCTTCCTCCAAATCCCATCCTGCCTCCAGAATCCTACAAAATAGTATCACCCTCCCCTAGGAGTATTTATGTTGTAATCGGCGTCTTTTCCGGATTCAAGGTAAAACATCAGTTGGTGTGACAGACAATGGGAAGAAGTCTGTGCTCACACAGAGGGGAGATATGGCTTTGTTGATAGCTCTTGGGGTTGGCCCCAGGCTCGTGGCCACCTCATGAGCAATGCGATCAGACTGTTGCGATCCTTAAGGTTTACATTGGCTGATttgcagaagtagattgccagccctttcttcctgcaCTGGCTTAATCTGGAAACTCCACGGATCGCTGTTCAGCATTATAGCAAGGAGATACTGACTAGTGCCTTCCCACTCACAGTCATCAAGCAGATCCTGACTCACACTGGCCTTGttagacagagcagacctgcccctttgggtttccaaggcattGAATATCTactagagtagacagcctcatatcTCTCTCAATGagcgactggtggcttcaaactgctgacctttcggttagcagctcaatgtgtagcccactacaGCAACAAGGTTCCTTGACTAGTGCCCTATTAGCCCTCAAATTCTGCTCAGGGAGGAAAGGCTCCAGAATTGAGGTTATGCTTATTGTCTGGAGGCAAAAACCACACTAGTGGAGAAACGAAATGACCAAAGACCTGGGAGGGTGGGTTCCTTCTCTGAGAGGACACATCCATGACCCTTGGGCTCCCGGCGGGTTAATGgatgaaatctggtccctctcacAGGTCATTGCCAATGGTCATCTTGGTTGTTGATGTAGCTCAGACACTGGTTTGGGAAGACTGGGGAGGGAAGAGCAGTCCCTTTCCTTATCCTAGCTCCTTAAGCCGCAGCCCAGTCACGCGAGCCCTACTCCCCGGGACTTGGGAAGCTCACGAAAGACAGACAAAGCAGTGTTCTGGTTCCCAAAGTCAACTCACGGTAGACGCGTAGATTGTAACACTGTCTGATCACATGGGGCGTCCTCAGGCTGACTTGGGCTTCATAAGACCCCGCATCCTCCCAGCTCAGGTTGCTGATCTTCAGGGAGGAGCTGGGGTCCAGGGAACTCACTCGGCCCTGGTAGCGAGGGTTGACCACCGTGAGGGTAGCTGGCTTTCCCCTGGTCCCTGCCACCGCGGTTGCAAGGGGTGTGCCGGAGAACCAGACAATGCTCTCAACGTCTTCGTGGGGTGGTGTTTCCAAGAGGAGACTAATGGACTCCTGCAGGATGGCCACCACGTCCTGGGGAACGGCACCATCTCTGGAACACCCATTTTCAAAGTCCCCATCTCCAGAGCCCCCATCTCCAGAGTCTCCTTTAACTGCAGACAGGAAAACAAAAGAGAGGGCCACCGCTCAGCAGGTGTCTGGGTTGCTGTGCCTGGCCAGAGGGAGGAGCAGGTGGTTCTGTTGCTTCCtctggccctgtggtcatctttcTTGGCTTTAGCTTTCAGCTGTACTGAAATGAATCCCCTACCGAAGGTCATCCTCCATCTGTGCTCTCCCCTCTGAATGTTGATCCTCTCCTTCGGCCAGTTTGGGTTGCTCCCCTCTCATCACCCCAGGCTCTCTCCACTCTTGGCCCTGCCCTGAGCTATATCCCACTCCTCATCATTCTAGAAGAGTAGATGCAGGAAGCACTTTGGCTGGAGCAGGGCCCCGAAGAACAGGAGGGGAGAAGGGCCAGGAGAAATGCATGCACGCAGCCCTAAGCAGTCTCACTCACCTTTTGAGAGCAGTAAGAGAAAGACCAGCCAAGAAAGGGCCCCCCTGCCAGCAGCCTGGGCCCAGGAGGCGTGATTTGTCATCCTAGTGCTGCCACTAGGAAGACAGCTCTCAGGAGGCTCCCCAGACTCCAAGTGAC
Proteins encoded in this window:
- the SLAMF9 gene encoding SLAM family member 9 — its product is MTVKGDSGDGGSGDGDFENGCSRDGAVPQDVVAILQESISLLLETPPHEDVESIVWFSGTPLATAVAGTRGKPATLTVVNPRYQGRVSSLDPSSSLKISNLSWEDAGSYEAQVSLRTPHVIRQCYNLRVYRRLSEPRVTVNFEISGHEFCNLSLMCSIENAGMDVAYSWMHSWEGGANMVQKGPVLSTSWRPGDSALFYSCRASNPASNVSSRLFHAGLFCADPGSLSEKASSPFCVLVKVLLLLLVLVILAVGLRCQVSKKRISGQQKATEEEEKAWPRQLVRDRRL